A single window of Sphingobium sp. SCG-1 DNA harbors:
- a CDS encoding GlsB/YeaQ/YmgE family stress response membrane protein has product MGIIILIIVGGILGWLASMVMRTDGQQGVFLNIVVGIVGAVLAGFLISPLLGVAPITSGSFDIASLLVSFVGAVVLLAIVNLVRRGSVR; this is encoded by the coding sequence ATGGGCATTATCATTCTTATCATCGTCGGCGGCATTCTGGGTTGGCTCGCCAGCATGGTCATGCGGACCGACGGACAGCAGGGCGTGTTCCTGAACATCGTGGTCGGCATCGTCGGTGCCGTGCTTGCCGGTTTCCTGATCTCGCCGCTTCTCGGCGTCGCGCCGATTACCAGCGGTAGCTTCGACATTGCGTCGCTGCTGGTATCGTTTGTAGGCGCAGTCGTTCTGCTCGCGATCGTCAACCTGGTACGTCGCGGTTCGGTTCGGTAA